Part of the Chlamydiota bacterium genome, ATCAATCTAGGTTGTTAGTCTCTTAGCAATAAAATCTTGTACAAATGGGCAAGCAATAGAAATCAAAAATCAAAATGCAAAAATCAAAATGACAAATCAAAATTTAAAAATGTACCTTCTCAAAAGTTTTTCATTCACGAAATCTGATGAGAAATGCGGGCCAGCTCCTTGGGTATTCATTCAAGGAAAAATGTTTAGAGTTGAAGGTTCAAAGGTCGAAGAAGAAAGCAATGAACCGACGACGAGAGGGGAGTCCACCGGAGTGAAACGGAGGTGGACAGGGGAGAACAGTTGGTCTCCCCTAAGAATCAATTCCTTATTAGGGAAGGAAAGCACGTGAAAGGAAACTGTGAGGTTGCCTTTCACGGGAGGCGGCAACGAAGTTGGCGACGACGTCGTCGGCTAATCCCGACAGGTGGCTCAGTTCAATTGCAGATTTTGGATTGCGGATTTCGGAATTTTAAAGTCACTGAATAAAAAACTAACCCCTCCGCCTCCCCTTAAATAAGGGGAGAGAAAAAAGATGATGCAGAGGTGATTCCCCTCTTATTTAAGAGGGGTTAGGGGAGTTAAAGACTTAATATTTCTTTCTCAAATTTGACGGCAGAATTTTTAATTCTTTTCGATATTTAGTAACGGTTCTCCGCGCGACATCAATTCCTTTTGATTTTAAGGTTGCGACCATTTCTTGATCGCTTAAAGGATGAAGGGAATCTTCCTTTGCAACCAATTCCCCTACCGTCTCCTTAATATTGGTTGTAGAAATATCTTCTCCGGATTGAGTCTGAAATCCAGGCGTAAAGAAATACTTCATTTGAAAGAGTCCTTTCGGAGTCGACATGTGCTTTCCCGCAATGGCTCTAGAAACCGTTGATTCATGAACTCCAATCAGTGTTGCTACTTCTTGCATGGTGAAAGGCTTTAAAGAGGAGACGCCGTGTTCGAAGAAACCTTGCTGTTCTTTGACGATGGTTTGAGCAATATTAAAAATCGTTTGTTGACGCTGTTGAATGTTTTTAATCAACCACTTTCCGCTCTTGACCTTCTGACGAATATAGTCTTTTGTTTGTGATTCAAGACCTTTATCTCCCATCAGGCCTCGATAGAGATGGCTGATTCTTAAATGGGGAATGCGTTCATCATTCAGGACCACAACAAATTCATCTCCGACTTTTTCTACAATAATATCGGGAGTCACATATTGAGTACGCTCCTGGTCAAAAATTCGTCCAGGTTTGGGTTCCAAAGTCCCAATCATTTCCGCTCTCTTTTGAACATCTTTCAAAGGGAGATTAAGTATTTTAGCAATCTGAGCAAAATTTCTTTTTCCAAGTTCCTCTAATTGACTCTCAACGATTCTTGCCTCGATACTTCCAGCTTTTCCGAGGCGGGCGAGTTGTAGGAGCAGGCATTCCTTTAGATTTCGTGCCCCAACTCCAACGGGGTGGAATGTCTGAATCATTTGGAGGGCTTTTTCAAGCGACTCAATCGATTTTCCGGAAAGTTGCGCCAGTTCTTCAAGAGAGGTTGTGAGATAACCATTTTCATCAATATTCCCAATCATCAATTCTCCGATTGACAGATCTCCATCCTGATTTGTAAAGGCCCTCCACTGTTTTAGAAGATGTTCTTCAAGTGATTCAGGGTGGGTGATGGATTCTTCATAAAAACGTCTTTTCTTCTCGTCATCTTCGCTCAGACGAGAAAAGCTTCCACTTTGGCGGTAATACTCTCTCCACTCGTCATCCATCTCGACTAAACGACTGAATTCATCATCAAAATCAACTTCAGGGTCCTTAGGATCTGTGGCTTCTTTTTCATCGTTTAGATTTTCTTCTCGATCAATTTCTTCAAGAACAGGATTTTCCGTCATTTCCTGCTGGACCAGCGTCGAAAGTTCCATCATGGGTAATTGGAGAAAGTGGATGGCTTGCTGCATCTGAGGACTCATGACGAGCTTTTGAGTTTGTTTTTGAACTTGTTCGAGTCGAATAGCCATAAAAAGATCTCCAAGGGTTATTATAGCATTTTTAATGCCATTTTGCCTGGATTTTGGAAGGAAAAATTAATTTTCTCTTTCTCGAACCATCTGAAGGATTTCTTTCAAGGTATTTGCTTTTGGCCCAAGGAATTCAATCGATTGGTAAGCTTTTTGAATGTTTTCTTCGACCATTTTTTTTGAGGCTTCGATCCCGAAGAGGGATGGGTAGGTTGCTTTTTTTAATTCAGCATCTTTACGAACGGCTTTCCCCATTTTTTTTGCGTCTCCTAAAACATCTAAGAGGTCATCTGTGATTTGGAAGGCGAGCCCTAAAGATTGGCCATATTGGCTTAATTTTTTAAGGATTTCTTTAGACGCTCCTGTGAGAAGTGCACCGGCTTTAACGGATATCTCAATAAGGCGGGCCGTTTTATGAATATGAATATAGCGAAGTTTTTCGGGTGTGACTGATTTCCCTTCGAAGGCCAAGTCAACCACTTGCCCTCCCACCAGACCATCTGCCCCTGCAGCCGAGGCAATTTCTTGAATGGCGTTGATTTTAAATTTTGGGGGAATATTTTTTGCTTGAGCCATCCACTCGAAAGCTAAAGTTAAAAGACAATCCCCACTTAAGATAGCAAGGGCTTCTCCAAAAACTTTATGGTTCGTGGGACGCCCTCTGCGGAAGTCGTCATCATCCATACAGGGAAGATCATCATGGATGAGGGAATAGGTATGGATGAGTTCTAAAGCACAGGCAAAGGGGATTACCGAATCTTCATCTTTCCCCAAGGCTTCGCAACTTGCAAGACAAAGGACAGGGCGAAGCCTCTTCCCTCCGGCTAGGACGGAATAGCGCATCGATTCATAAAGAGTGGGAGGTTCTTGGCCCCCATCTTTTAGATAGTGTGCAAGGGCTTCATCAATTTTCTTCCGTTTTTGATCAAAGGTATGACTCATAAAATACAGTTTAAGGTTTAAGGTTTAAAGTTCAAAGGAAAAAATCCTCGCCTCTTAAATCTTTGAACTTTGAACTTTAAACTTTGAACTGTCTTTGCTTTGATTCTCTGTTTTTTCTTTAAACCTTAAACTTTAAACTTTGAACTGTTTTTCTAAAATCAATTGCACGAATGAGTTAAAGATTTAGCTAAAAAAAATATTTATTTTCCTGGTTTCTTTCTTCATGATGCGCTATATTAAAAAATGAAGGAAATGGCTAATATTATTTTCCCAAAACCCTACGGGTCCTAGATGTTGTTATTTAGGAGCGAGGGTTTTTTAATTTGATGGTCCCTCAATTTTGATGATAAGGAGAATGGAGTTAACATGAAGAGGTTCTATCTTTTTCGATGGGTTTTCTTAATCTTTTCTTTTATCATTTTTTCGAGTTCTCTTCCAGCGACCGTTGTATTGAAAATGGGCGTAAAGGAATTGGCGAAGAACTCCTGTTCAATCGTTATCGGGGAAGTAGAGGAAATTAATAAAGAGTTAGAAGAAATTCCTCAGGGAGAAGGAGCGCAAGTGTTAAATACGACTTTGGACGTTCGAGTCGAGAAAATTCTAAAGGCTTGTTCGAGTGTTAAAGAAGGAGAAGTGATAAGGGTCAGTCGAGTTGGGGGAAAAATTGGAGAATGGGACATGAGAGTACCCGGGGCGCCGACTTTTCAGAATAAGACGAAGGTGTTGTTGTTTTTATCCGAAATGCCCCAGACCGCAGAGCATGTCATCTCTGGGTTTTCGCAAGGAAAATTTAGAATTGTGAAGGATCAAGAAACTGGAGAAGAAGTCGCGGTGCAAGCCAAAGAGGCAAAGGGTTTGTTATTGGTAGATGAAACAAGCGGAAAAGGGGAAAAAGGAAAAGAGGGGATGAGGATAAAGTTAAAGGAGTTGGAGGAGGAGATTCGTAATACAGTTTAAGGTTTAAAGTTCAGAGAAAAACAGTTTGAAGTTCAAAGAAATAAAAAATTAATGGGCAGAAGGGTGAAATGTTCGGATGAAAAAGGGTTCAAGAATTTTAATCATTAGTTTTTTTATTTTACTTGTAGGCGCAGTTTATAGTTTTGGTTTTTCATTTCTTTATTTTGTCAGTCCTTCCAACGCCTATCGATTTCAAAGTCCCTCAAACATTCCTTATCGCATTAGCTCGTCTTACTTAGGAGGAAACTCTTCTAATATTCAAGCAGTTCGTAATGCCTTTGGAACTTGGGATGCCAATAACACCTCCTTAAATTTTAGCGAGGTCGGTTCTAACGAAAAGATTTATGTCTATTCTCAAAATCAGGGGGGAGGCGGAGTTCTAGCCTATACTCAGCCTTATATCTCTGGAAAGACCATTTACTATTGCTATGTTAATTTTAACTCTTATTACTCTTGGTCTACCAATCCCTCGAAAGGTCAATATGATATTGAGCGAGTGGCTGTTCATGAATTTGGACATGTGATAGGGCTGGATCATCCGGATCAGGCGGATGATCAAGGGAAAAATTACAATTGCTCTTTTCAAACAGTGAATGCCAGTGGCCAAGAGATTATGAATTCAACTGTTGCGTCAGGAACTCAATCTCATAGCCTCACTCAGGATGAGTTGTGTGCCCGGGATTATCTTTATCCTTATAGTACAGATACAACAGCGCCAGCGACCGTGAGTGATTTATCTTGGTCCAAAACTTCTTCGACCATGATTGATATGGTTTGGACAGCTCCAGGGGATGACGGCTATTCAGGGACGGCATCTTCCTATGATATTCGTTGGTCCAATTCACCCATCAACAGTTCTAATTTTTCAAGTGCCAATTCCCTATCGGGAACCCCGTCTCCGGTCTCCGGAGGGACGACTCAGCACTTGACCGTGTCAGGTTTTAGTAACAGTCAGCTCTACTATTTTGCCATGAAGGCGACAGATGATTATTCCAATACATCGGGTATGTCGAATGTGATTACGGTTGATTTAATTAATCCGGCAGCGGTGAGTAATTTAACGGCAAGTAATCCAACCATCAATTCGATCAAACTTCAGTGGACAGCCGCAGGGGATGATGGGAATTCTGGAACTGCAAGTTCCTATGATTTAAGATATTCGACAAGTTCAATCAATGCCTCCAATTTTTCATCTGCAACTCAAGTGAGTGGCCTTTCTAGTCCTCAATCAGCGGGTGCGACCGAGACATTCACGGTTACGGGTTTGGCTCAAGGTACAACTTATTATTTTGCCTTGAAGGTTTCAGACGAAGTGCCCAACACCTCTTCCATTTCAAATGTGGTTTCAGTGACCACACAAAAAGATTCGGATGGGGATGGGTTGTCCGATACCGATGAAACCAATATCTATGGCACCAATCCCTATGATGCGGACACGGATGATGATAGTTACAATGATGGGGTAGAAGTCAAGGCAGGAACAAACCCCTTAAGTGCGTCAAGCTATCCGGCGGAGATACGAATCACAGTCGATAACAACTACATTTTATACGTTAATGGGACACAGATAGGATCAGATGGGGACTGGACAACCGTCGAGACCTACTATGCAAATCTACAACCTGGAGGAACAATAGCGATACAAGGGACAGATGCAGGCTGGATTGCAGGAATCGCATGCCAGATAAAATACGGGACTAACCTCCAAGTCTCGGACTT contains:
- a CDS encoding polyprenyl synthetase family protein → MSHTFDQKRKKIDEALAHYLKDGGQEPPTLYESMRYSVLAGGKRLRPVLCLASCEALGKDEDSVIPFACALELIHTYSLIHDDLPCMDDDDFRRGRPTNHKVFGEALAILSGDCLLTLAFEWMAQAKNIPPKFKINAIQEIASAAGADGLVGGQVVDLAFEGKSVTPEKLRYIHIHKTARLIEISVKAGALLTGASKEILKKLSQYGQSLGLAFQITDDLLDVLGDAKKMGKAVRKDAELKKATYPSLFGIEASKKMVEENIQKAYQSIEFLGPKANTLKEILQMVREREN
- the rpoN gene encoding RNA polymerase factor sigma-54 → MAIRLEQVQKQTQKLVMSPQMQQAIHFLQLPMMELSTLVQQEMTENPVLEEIDREENLNDEKEATDPKDPEVDFDDEFSRLVEMDDEWREYYRQSGSFSRLSEDDEKKRRFYEESITHPESLEEHLLKQWRAFTNQDGDLSIGELMIGNIDENGYLTTSLEELAQLSGKSIESLEKALQMIQTFHPVGVGARNLKECLLLQLARLGKAGSIEARIVESQLEELGKRNFAQIAKILNLPLKDVQKRAEMIGTLEPKPGRIFDQERTQYVTPDIIVEKVGDEFVVVLNDERIPHLRISHLYRGLMGDKGLESQTKDYIRQKVKSGKWLIKNIQQRQQTIFNIAQTIVKEQQGFFEHGVSSLKPFTMQEVATLIGVHESTVSRAIAGKHMSTPKGLFQMKYFFTPGFQTQSGEDISTTNIKETVGELVAKEDSLHPLSDQEMVATLKSKGIDVARRTVTKYRKELKILPSNLRKKY
- a CDS encoding fibronectin type III domain-containing protein, producing the protein MKKGSRILIISFFILLVGAVYSFGFSFLYFVSPSNAYRFQSPSNIPYRISSSYLGGNSSNIQAVRNAFGTWDANNTSLNFSEVGSNEKIYVYSQNQGGGGVLAYTQPYISGKTIYYCYVNFNSYYSWSTNPSKGQYDIERVAVHEFGHVIGLDHPDQADDQGKNYNCSFQTVNASGQEIMNSTVASGTQSHSLTQDELCARDYLYPYSTDTTAPATVSDLSWSKTSSTMIDMVWTAPGDDGYSGTASSYDIRWSNSPINSSNFSSANSLSGTPSPVSGGTTQHLTVSGFSNSQLYYFAMKATDDYSNTSGMSNVITVDLINPAAVSNLTASNPTINSIKLQWTAAGDDGNSGTASSYDLRYSTSSINASNFSSATQVSGLSSPQSAGATETFTVTGLAQGTTYYFALKVSDEVPNTSSISNVVSVTTQKDSDGDGLSDTDETNIYGTNPYDADTDDDSYNDGVEVKAGTNPLSASSYPAEIRITVDNNYILYVNGTQIGSDGDWTTVETYYANLQPGGTIAIQGTDAGWIAGIACQIKYGTNLQVSDFTWQVAKSAANNWQSLTYDHSSWGGATETYKMGEGPWGTTVSSSFDSKVNWIWTGDAYNDDQVYLYTTFDPNRNGMINFSTDNNFELFKNGTKILTGTDWSDVKHYPTSIAVGDTIAVDGKDEGGIASVIGEIIWKDTNGNKKSIVTDGTWKLSTNYISGWEQTSYNDSGWGNASISANLGDSPWGSSGTLGSISSQAKWIWASDMNNINEIWLRKTITNSTLTQTGDNSIEIYVNGIKIGEGGDWSKPQAIDINLQNGDVIAVKVIDQGGMGGFLGSINYNGTLLVTNPTWKGSRGPYNDLSWTQKGYDDSSWTSAISKGSNGISPWGTLSTIDSTAQWIWVGDFENEDIAYFRFTIGNSNTPTGVTTMQFTADDHLIFYLNGERMATNDNWSQPQTLTLTLKTGDILAFEGEDKGYKAGLLFSGTGSYNIVSDTSWKISTVEQTGWNTKTFNDSAWSSASDYGAYGSSPWGTNVSGFTNTNAHWIWSGNNTTGSANIDTPVYFRKVVE